The proteins below come from a single Triticum aestivum cultivar Chinese Spring chromosome 5D, IWGSC CS RefSeq v2.1, whole genome shotgun sequence genomic window:
- the LOC123122251 gene encoding protein ROOT PRIMORDIUM DEFECTIVE 1-like — protein MLSRIAAMRPPPRAVAAALVGGADAGYSSKSTSLPQKQQRVRDHAFDGIMEVQKRVRRFLALHALLLYAATPTAPSGAFSAGGSGAVSVPFSRLGALSRRQLRLAPLDAGNFMLRHPHAFHLFLHPVHRILHARLTPRASAALRLEADAIASLRPGAVLRLRKLLLLAPPHHRLRLEHIRLLRRDFGLPDDFADSIILSNPALFRLTPDGFVEFVPSPDDPPDLTVAAVERSRERHYREHRAPGAGEEDARFAFPTRFPPGFKIGKYFRIAVWKWQRLPYASPYADVSGHDLRSLEAQRRMEKRAVAAVHELLSLTVDKRTTLERLALFRDALGVPKKIKEFLRKYQGIFYISTRGNQGKLHTVFLREAYYKGELLDSNEIHDARRKLEELLLMSREKANLDRMFTSMGRGWDELGGGRRGGAELREKFLGDAGGRKRKVGAGIDDDGADSGEDSGVESLYIE, from the coding sequence ATGCTCAGTCGCATCGCCGCAATGCGGCCGCCGCCGCGCGCGGTTGCGGCGGCGCTCGTCGGCGGGGCCGACGCCGgctactcctccaagtccacctccCTTCCCCAGAAGCAGCAGCGCGTCCGCGACCACGCCTTCGACGGCATCATGGAGGTGCAGAAGCGCGTCCGCCGCTTCCTCGCGCTCCACGCGCTGCTCCTCTACGCCGCCACCCCCACCGCGCCCTCGGGCGCCTTCTCCGCCGGGGGCAGCGGCGCGGTCTCCGTGCCCTTCTCCCGCCTCGGCGCCCTCTCGCGCCGCCAGCTCCGCCTCGCGCCCCTCGACGCCGGCAACTTCATGCTGCGCCACCCGCACGCCTTCCACCTCTTCCTCCACCCCGTCCACCGCATCCTCCACGCGCGCCTCACCCCGCGCGCCTCCGCCGCGCTGCGCCTCGAGGCCGACGCCATCGCCTCCTTGCGCCCCGGCGCCGTCCTCCGCCTCCGCAAGCTGCTCCTCCTCGCGCCCCCGCACCACCGCCTCCGCCTAGAGCACATCCGTCTCCTCCGCCGCGACTTCGGCCTCCCCGACGACTTCGCCGACTCCATCATCCTGTCCAATCCCGCCCTGTTCCGCCTCACGCCTGACGGGTTCGTCGAGTTTGTGCCCTCCCCTGACGATCCAcccgacctcaccgtcgccgccgtcgagCGCTCCCGGGAGCGCCACTACCGCGAGCACCGCGCTCCCGGtgccggcgaggaggacgcgcgctTCGCGTTCCCCACCCGCTTTCCGCCGGGCTTTAAGATTGGCAAGTATTTCCGCATTGCAGTTTGGAAGTGGCAGCGCCTCCCCTACGCTTCCCCGTATGCGGACGTCTCTGGCCACGACCTGCGCTCACTTGAGGCACAACGCCGCATGGAGAAGCGTGCTGTCGCTGCTGTCCATGAGCTGCTCTCTCTCACAGTCGACAAGCGTACCACGCTAGAGCGTCTCGCGCTCTTCCGCGACGCCCTTGGTGTGCCAAAGAAGATTAAAGAGTTCTTGCGTAAGTATCAGGGGATATTCTACATATCAACAAGAGGAAACCAGGGGAAGCTGCACACTGTGTTCCTCCGGGAGGCATACTATAAAGGGGAGCTTTTAGATTCCAATGAGATACATGACGCAAGGCGGAAGCTGGAGGAGCTGCTCTTGATGAGCCGAGAGAAGGCGAATTTGGATCGTATGTTCACCAGCATGGGTCGTGGATGGGATGagcttggtggtggtcgtcgtggAGGAGCAGAATTGAGGGAGAAGTTTCTTGGGGATGCAGGTGGCAGAAAGAGGAAAGTTGGTGCTGGCATTGATGACGATGGTGCCGATAGTGGGGAGGACTCAGGAGTTGAATCACTCTACATCGAATGA
- the LOC123122250 gene encoding RHOMBOID-like protein 2, with the protein MEGGGEGKGRAAPAAGGGFGGYESAGDRKWWPWLVPTVIVACVAVFVVEMWVNDCPRHGSALGGGCVAGFLRRFSFQPLRENPLLGPSSTTLGKMGALDWNKVVHQHQGWRLISCIWLHAGLIHLVVNMLSLLFIGIRLEQQFGFVRIGAIYLLSGFGGSVMSALFLRNNYISVGASGALFGLLGSMLSELLMNWTIYSNKVAAIITLLFIIAINVAIGILPHADNFAHIGGFLTGFLLGFVLLARPQFGWLERSELPHTNQPPKYKPYQYVLWVVALVLLLVGFTLSLVMLFKGKNGNDGCHWCHYLNCVPTSRWKCDT; encoded by the exons ATGGAGGGGGGCGGCGAGGGGAAGggccgggcggcgccggcggcggggggaGGGTTCGGCGGGTACGAGTCGGCCGGGGACCGCAAGTGGTGGCCCTGGCTCGTGCCCACCGTCATCGTCGCCTGCGTCGCCGTCTTCGTCGTCGAGATGTGGGTCAACGACTGCCCCAGGCACGGCAGTGCGCTCGGCGGCGGCTGCGTCGCGGGCTTCCTCCGCCGCTTCTCCTTCCAGCCGCTCCGCGAGAACCCGCTCCTCGGGCCCTCCTCCACCAC TTTGGGGAAAATGGGAGCTCTTGACTGGAACAAAGTTGTCCATCAGCACCAAGGGTGGCGTCTCATTAGCTGCATCTGGCTCCATGCTGGCCTAATCCATTTGGTTGTGAACATGCTAAGTCTGCTGTTTATTGGGATTCGTCTTGAGCAGCAATTTGGGTTCG TTCGCATTGGCGCTATCTATCTACTGTCTGGTTTCGGCGGCAGCGTAATGTCCGCACTTTTCCTACGGAATAACTACATCTCTGTTGGTGCATCTGGAGCTTTATTTGGGCTGCTTGGATCTATGCTTTCTGAGCTGCTTATGAACTGGACAATTTATTCCAACAAG GTTGCAGCCATAATAACTCTTCTGTTTATAATTGCGATCAACGTGGCGATCGGGATACTACCGCATGCTGATAACTTTGCTCATATTGGTGGATTCTTGACGGGGTTCCTTTTGGGGTTCGTTCTGCTGGCTAGGCCACAATTCGGTTGGTTGGAACGCAGCGAGCTACCCCATACTAATCAGCCTCCTAAGTACAAACCATACCAATATGTCCTGTGGGTTGTGGCACTCGTCTTGCTGCTTGTCGG GTTCACGCTTTCGTTGGTGATGCTCTTCAAAGGCAAGAACGGGAATGACGGCTGCCACTGGTGCCACTACCTGAACTGCGTGCCGACGTCGAGGTGGAAGTGCGATACCTAG